From a single Apium graveolens cultivar Ventura unplaced genomic scaffold, ASM990537v1 ctg6904, whole genome shotgun sequence genomic region:
- the LOC141703641 gene encoding uncharacterized protein LOC141703641 — translation MLEMYTHIGPQFRNELLRHHLPTSMVIVVFIFSKLCKCTHLYQEDDFYVLVSLPITYGDLVILYRSGLVTAATSFVFAASTAFPPDHSFLTDLIKPNFDFFYALGAVGLGLSLLLIHIYVTEIKRTLQLLWGLGVLGSIATSFTLAEPAGQNLVQYVVNHPTVVWLIGPLFAAFTGLVFKEGLCYGKLEAGVLTFVVPAVLLGHLTGLMDDGLKTTLLGLWMALFVVFAGRMFTQPIKDDIGDKSVFIFNSLPEEEKKLLIEKLNNKLM, via the exons ATGCTGGAGATGTATACTCACATTGGGCCTCAATTCCGTAATGAGCTCTTGCGTCATCATCTTCCTACATCaatggtaattgttgtgtttatatTCAGCAAACTTTGCAAGTGTACCCATCTTTACCAAGAGGATGACTTTTATGTTCTGGTGTCATTGCCTATTACATACGGTGATCTC GTTATCTTATATAGATCAGGCTTGGTGACTGCTGCTACCTCCTTTGTCTTTGCCGCTTCCACGGCTTTCCCGCCTGACCATTCCTTCCTCACAGATCTGATCAAACCAAATTTTGATTTCTTCTATGCACTTGGTGCTGTTGGGTTAGGACTATCCTTACTTTTGATCCACATCTATGTAACTGAGATTAAGCGCACTCTTCAACTATTATGGGGCCTTGGTGTTTTAGGATCGATAGCAACCAGTTTCACCCTTGCTGAACCAGCTGGTCAGAATTTGGTACAATATGTAGTCAACCACCCAACTGTTGTCTGGCTTATTGGTCCACTCTTTGCTGCATTCACGGGGCTTGTCTTTAAGGAAG GGCTTTGCTATGGGAAGTTGGAAGCTGGAGTTCTTACATTTGTAGTTCCTGCAGTTCTTTTAGGGCACTTG ACAGGTCTAATGGATGATGGACTTAAGACTACTTTACTTGGTCTGTGGATGGCGCTCTTTGTGGTGTTTGCTGGACGGATGTTCACTCAGCCAATTAAG GATGATATTGGTGACAAGTCGGTCTTCATATTCAATTCTCTGCCAGAAGAGGAGAAAAAGCTTTTGATTGAGAAATTGAACAACAAACTTATGTAG